In the Haloferula helveola genome, one interval contains:
- a CDS encoding GH39 family glycosyl hydrolase: MNRWTLLLAALGLVPTLLQAEPGPFGIGSCHINGRSVDDYERWVPEMREIGIGYQRSLMTHWGAVEPEPGKWNWENVDAQWKYLHDLGFETGTLLIGTPSWNKKDPPGHLPVNHIEGWKEYVRQTVTHFRGKVSRFEVWNEPPNFTGPNQTPADYAKLVVAAYDAAKEANPDCEIGLTAKSAHIHYLKQVIRAGAADHFDWISLHPYEVLDGIVEDAGMECAYLNIVPTVRRMLVAENPAKRDVPITFTELGVDAVRHGEKAQAAALVKAYVMGIAQGVENIQWFEGRDGDSGPMGLLDRDGKPRMAYRAYSRMIKELGPNPEPMGWLQVGETGLGFAFKVNGQPVVVAWVPRKESETVTLPDGCRSVGLVDRSEATSGELRLDGLPVALHGLPSSWIGKVRQIRGGLPPWPGDPGSYADAKSVSIDFSRKPAEQGLHRRSGERLAEAIVAYGGSARAGDAPGGNLFTVDPAFLCYDPEPIRITAEVRRKDPAVNAGFKLVYEGGKDFKTAGGWFTVPPEDGWHTATWTIEDPGFVSYWGYHFRIESDGPKFSQYYLRRIVVEKLDGASR, from the coding sequence ATGAATCGATGGACCCTGCTGCTTGCCGCCTTAGGTTTGGTGCCCACACTCCTGCAGGCCGAGCCGGGTCCCTTCGGAATCGGCTCGTGCCACATCAACGGACGCAGCGTTGACGACTACGAGCGGTGGGTGCCCGAGATGCGGGAGATCGGGATCGGCTACCAGCGCAGCCTGATGACCCATTGGGGCGCGGTGGAGCCTGAGCCGGGGAAGTGGAACTGGGAGAACGTCGATGCCCAGTGGAAGTATCTTCACGACCTCGGGTTCGAAACCGGGACGCTGTTGATCGGAACTCCCTCATGGAACAAGAAGGATCCGCCGGGGCATCTGCCGGTGAATCACATCGAAGGCTGGAAAGAGTATGTCCGCCAGACGGTGACCCATTTTCGTGGAAAGGTCAGCCGTTTCGAGGTCTGGAACGAACCGCCGAACTTCACGGGGCCGAACCAGACGCCGGCCGACTATGCGAAACTCGTCGTCGCGGCATACGATGCCGCCAAGGAGGCGAACCCGGACTGCGAGATCGGACTGACCGCGAAGTCGGCTCACATCCACTACCTTAAGCAAGTGATCCGTGCCGGGGCCGCCGACCACTTTGATTGGATCTCGCTCCACCCTTACGAGGTGCTCGACGGTATCGTCGAGGACGCCGGCATGGAGTGTGCCTACCTCAACATCGTGCCAACGGTCCGCCGCATGCTTGTCGCCGAGAATCCGGCGAAGCGGGACGTGCCGATCACCTTCACCGAACTCGGCGTCGATGCGGTCCGGCATGGTGAGAAAGCGCAGGCGGCGGCTTTGGTGAAGGCCTACGTGATGGGGATCGCCCAGGGTGTGGAGAACATCCAGTGGTTCGAAGGGCGGGATGGCGACAGCGGTCCGATGGGCCTGCTGGACCGGGACGGCAAGCCACGGATGGCCTACCGGGCCTACTCGCGGATGATCAAGGAACTCGGTCCGAATCCCGAGCCGATGGGATGGTTGCAAGTGGGGGAGACGGGACTCGGCTTCGCGTTCAAGGTGAATGGCCAACCGGTGGTCGTCGCCTGGGTGCCGCGAAAGGAATCGGAGACCGTGACTCTTCCGGATGGCTGCCGGAGCGTCGGGCTCGTTGACCGTTCCGAGGCCACGTCGGGGGAGCTTCGGCTGGATGGACTGCCGGTCGCACTTCACGGCTTGCCCTCGTCATGGATCGGAAAGGTCAGGCAGATCCGTGGTGGCTTGCCGCCATGGCCGGGCGATCCGGGAAGCTACGCCGATGCGAAGTCGGTCTCGATCGACTTTTCCCGCAAACCTGCGGAGCAGGGGTTGCACCGCCGGTCCGGCGAGCGTTTGGCGGAAGCGATCGTCGCCTACGGCGGATCGGCAAGGGCGGGGGATGCGCCGGGCGGGAACCTGTTCACCGTCGATCCGGCTTTCCTCTGCTATGACCCGGAGCCGATTCGGATCACCGCCGAGGTGCGTCGCAAGGACCCCGCCGTGAACGCCGGATTCAAGCTCGTCTACGAGGGTGGCAAGGACTTCAAGACGGCCGGCGGATGGTTCACTGTTCCGCCTGAGGACGGCTGGCATACGGCCACGTGGACGATCGAGGACCCCGGGTTCGTCAGTTATTGGGGCTACCATTTCCGTATCGAGTCGGACGGTCCGAAGTTCAGTCAGTACTACCTTCGTCGTATTGTTGTCGAGAAGCTCGATGGTGCTTCAAGGTGA